Proteins encoded in a region of the Falco rusticolus isolate bFalRus1 chromosome 12, bFalRus1.pri, whole genome shotgun sequence genome:
- the TP53BP2 gene encoding apoptosis-stimulating of p53 protein 2 isoform X1, with translation MRFGSKMMPMFLTVYLSNNEQHFTEVPVTPETTCRDVVELCKEPGESECHLAEVWCGSERPIADNERMLDILQRFGMQRSEVRFFLRHERSPCREAGTGQRSQDPTLKRNGVKVPGDRRIENGVSAPRMDMTLAELQEMASRQQQQIEAQQQMLANKEQRLKFLKQQDQRQQQQAAEQEKLKQLKEIAENQEAKLKKVRALKGHVEQKRLSNGKLVEEIEQMNSLFQQKQRELVLAVSKVEELTRQLEMLKNGRIDGYHDNQSAVAELDRLYKELQLRNKLNQEQNAKLQQQRECLNKRNLEVAVMDKRVNELRERLWKKKAALQQKENVPVSSDGNLPQPVASAPSRVAAVGPYIQSSTMPRIASRPELLVKPAFSDGTQALQVPDGPLKTQTLPNMRAGSSSQAKAPAGSVVPSTKPSPSATDWSSSNVDSHISQGSALTSGKGIVASEGQAEGETFLRDKEKKVRPFSMFDSVDQSAGLGTLRKNQSSEDLLREAQTANKNVTKVPPPVPTKPKQINLPYFGQASHLQPSDTKLDGNLQKLPLAVVTMANKQKPVAQQPSHPSQQIQQRISVPPAASSSSQDQILPSSKQESPPAAAVRPFTPQPSKETSLPPFRKPQTVAASSIYSMYTQQQTPGKNFQQAVQSALTRAQTRGPHFPSVYGKPVMAGAGVQNQLPQTENVYSSLQGKPGSPEPETETTASAHENHETERIPRPLSPTKLLPFLSNPYRNQSDADLEALRKKLSNAPRPLKKRSSITEPEGPNGPNIQKLLYQRTTLAAMETISAPSHPSKQTASAASPESPTEIPNPYLSVESEKETAASSMPEPAIAEETENTPADQSEAVLPSVALDTVPEGAADGDELAQPKMEEPSLEASLPLEVYMEEYPPYPPPPYPSGEPESLGEDSFSMRPPEVTGQFSLPPGKRTNLRKTGSERIGHGMRVKFNPLALLLDSSLEGEFDLVQRIIYEVEDPSMPNDEGITALHNAVCAGHTEIVKFLVQFGVNVNAADSDGWTPLHCAASCNNVQVCKFLVESGAAVFAMTYSDMQTAADKCEEMEEGYTQCSQFLYGVQEKMGIMNKGVIYGLWDYEAQNDDELSMKEGDCMTILRREDEDEIEWWWARLNDKEGYVPRNLLGLYPRIKPRQRSLA, from the exons ATGTTTCTGACGGTGTACCTCAGTAACAATGAACAGCACTTCACTGAGGTGCCAGTCACCCCTGAAACCACCTGCAGAGACGTGGTGGAGCTGTGCAAGGAGCCTGGTGAGAGCGAGTGCCACCTGGCTGAGGTGTGGTGTGGCTCAG AACGTCCCATAGCCGATAATGAACGGATGCTGGATATTTTGCAGCGCTTTGGAATGCAGAGAAGTGAGGTTCGCTTCTTTCTTCGGCACGAACGCTCTCCCTGCCGGGAAGCAG GGACTGGACAAAGGTCTCAAGATCCaaccttaaaaagaaatggcGTGAAAGTGCCTGGCGATCGAAGAATAGAGAATGGA GTCAGTGCTCCAAGGATGGATATGACACTGGCTGAACTTCAGGAAATGGCATCACGCCAGCAGCAACAAATTGAGGCTCAGCAGCAAATGCTGGCTAACAAG GAACAACGTCTGAAGTTCTTGAAACAGCAAGATCAGCGACAGCAACAGCAAGCTGCTGAGcaggaaaaactgaagcaattAAAGGAAATTGCTGAGAATCAGGAAGCCAAACTTAAGAAAGTGAGAGCGCTGAAAGGCCACGTGGAACAAAAAAGACTCAGCAATGGGAAATTAG TGGAGGAGATTGAACAGATgaacagcctgttccagcaaAAGCAGCGCGAGCTGGTGCTGGCCGTGTCAAAAGTAGAGGAACTCACCAGGCAACTGGAGATGCTGAAGAATGGCCGAATTGATGGTTACCACGACAACCAGTCAGCTGTAGCTGAGCTCGACCGCCTGTACAAGGAGCTGCAG CTGAGGAACAAACTGAACCAGGAGCAGAATGCCAAGCTGCAGCAACAGAGGGAGTGTTTGAACAAGCGCAACTTGGAGGTGGCAGTCATGGATAAGCGTGTTAATGAGCTGCGAGAGCGCctgtggaagaaaaaggcagctctgcaaCAGAAAGAGAATGTACCA GTTTCTTCAGATGGGAATTTACCACAGCCAGTGGCTTCTGCTCCAAGTCGAGTGGCAGCAGTAGGTCCTTATATCCAGTCCTCTACTATGCCACGTATTGCTTCCAGACCTGAACTTTTGGTGAAACCAGCATTTTCAGATGGGACACAAGCTTTGCAGGTACCTGATGGCCCGCTGAAAACACAAACTCTGCCCAACATGAGAGCTGGGAGCAGTTCACAAGCTAAAGCTCCTGCAG GTTCTGTGGTCCCCAGTACAAAACCTTCCCCATCTGCCACTGACTGGAGTAGTTCAAATGTAGACAGTCATATTAGTCAAGGATCAGCCTTGACTTCAGGAAAAGGAATTGTGGCTAGTGAAGGACAAG CTGAAGGAGAAACTTTTTTACgagacaaagagaagaaagtgcGTCCGTTCTCAATGTTTGATTCTGTGGACCAGTCTGCTGGGCTCGGCACACTGAGAAAGAACCAGAGCAGCGAAGATCTCCTGCGAGAAGCGCAG ACGgccaataaaaatgtaacaaaggTACCACCACCTGTCCCCACTAAACCAAAACAGATAAACTTGCCTTACTTTGGACAAGCTAGTCATCTGCAACCTTCTGACACTAAGCTGGATGGAAACCTGCAGAAGCTGCCTTTGGCTGTTGTAACTATGGcgaacaaacaaaaaccagtgGCACAGCAGCCTTCCCATCCTTCTCAGCAGATACAGCAAAGAATTTCCGTACCTCCTGCAGCTTCTTCCTCTAGCCAGGACCAAATTCTTCCCTCCTCCAAACAGGAgagtcccccagcagcagctgtgagaccGTTCACCCCTCAGCCATCCAAAGAGACCTCGCTCCCACCATTTCGAAAGCCTCAAACTGTGGCTGCAAGTTCAATTTATAGCATGTACACGCAACAGCAGACTCCTGGGAAGAACTTCCAGCAGGCAGTGCAGAGTGCTTTGACGAGGGCACAGACCAGAGGACCACACTTCCCAAGTG TGTATGGCAAGCCTGTgatggcaggagctggggtACAGAATCAGTTGCCGCAGACGGAGAACGTCTACTCAAGCCTCCAAGGCAAGCCGGGCAGTCCGGAGCCCGAGACGGAAACAACAGCCTCCGCTCACGAGAACCACGAAACGGAGCGAATACCCCGTCCCCTTAGCCCAACCAAGTTGCTGCCTTTCTTATCCAACCCGTACCGCAACCAGAGCGATGCTGACCTGGAAGCGCTACGGAAGAAGCTGTCCAATGCCCCCAGACCGCTGAAGAAACGTAGCTCCATCACCGAGCCAGAAGGACCTAATGGCCCCAATATTCAGAAGCTGTTGTACCAGAGGACCACTCTGGCTGCAATGGAGACTATCTCGGCTCCATCGCATCCCTCCAAACAGACGGCATCAGCTGCCAGTCCTGAAAGCCCAACCGAAATCCCAAATCCTTATCTAAGTGTGGAATcggaaaaagaaacagctgcttcTTCTATGCCAGAACCAGCCATTGCTGAGGAAACGGAAAACACACCAGCAGATCAGAGCGAAGCTGTCCTTCCCTCCGTGGCTTTGGACACTGTGCCTGAGGGAGCAGCGGACGGTGATGAACTCGCGCAGCCAAAAATGGAAGAGCCCAGCCTAGAAGCTTCACTGCCGCTGGAGGTTTACATGGAAGAGTATCCCCCGTACCCACCGCCTCCCTACCCATCAGGGGAACCCGAGAGTCTGGGGGAGGACTCATTCAGCATGAGGCCTCCTGAAGTTACGGGGCAGTTTTCCTTGCCTCCT GGGAAGAGGACGAATTTGCGTAAAACTGGCTCTGAGAGAATTGGGCACGGAATGAGAGTGAAATTCAATCCCCTTGCGTTGCTTCTGGATTCATCCTTGGAGGGGGAGTTTGACCTGGTGCAGAGAATCATTTATGAG GTTGAAGATCCCAGCATGCCCAACGATGAAGGGATTACGGCACTGCACAACGCCGTGTGCGCTGGGCACACGGAAATCGTGAAGTTCCTGGTGCAGTTTGGGGTGAACGTGAATGCTGCAGACAGCGACGGGTG GACCCCGTTACACTGTGCAGCATCTTGCAATAACGTGCAGGTGTGCAAGTTCCTGGTGGAGTCAGGCGCAGCGGTGTTTGCGATGACCTACAGCGACATGCAGACAGCTGCGGACAAGTGTGAGGAGATGGAGGAAGGCTACACACAGTGCTCCCAGTTCTTGTATG GAGTCCAGGAGAAAATGGGGATAATGAACAAAGGAGTGATTTATGGACTCTGGGATTATGAGGCTCAGAACGACGATGAGCTCTCGATGAAAGAGGGAGACTGCATGACAATCCTGCGCCGGGAGGATGAAGATGAAATTGAATGGTGGTGGGCACGGCTGAATGACAAGGAAGGTTATGTTCCCCGTAACCTGCTAGGG CTGTATCCAAGGATTAAACCTAGACAAAGAAGCTTGGCGTGA
- the TP53BP2 gene encoding apoptosis-stimulating of p53 protein 2 isoform X2 yields the protein MFLTVYLSNNEQHFTEVPVTPETTCRDVVELCKEPGESECHLAEVWCGSERPIADNERMLDILQRFGMQRSEVRFFLRHERSPCREAGTGQRSQDPTLKRNGVKVPGDRRIENGVSAPRMDMTLAELQEMASRQQQQIEAQQQMLANKEQRLKFLKQQDQRQQQQAAEQEKLKQLKEIAENQEAKLKKVRALKGHVEQKRLSNGKLVEEIEQMNSLFQQKQRELVLAVSKVEELTRQLEMLKNGRIDGYHDNQSAVAELDRLYKELQLRNKLNQEQNAKLQQQRECLNKRNLEVAVMDKRVNELRERLWKKKAALQQKENVPVSSDGNLPQPVASAPSRVAAVGPYIQSSTMPRIASRPELLVKPAFSDGTQALQVPDGPLKTQTLPNMRAGSSSQAKAPAGSVVPSTKPSPSATDWSSSNVDSHISQGSALTSGKGIVASEGQAEGETFLRDKEKKVRPFSMFDSVDQSAGLGTLRKNQSSEDLLREAQTANKNVTKVPPPVPTKPKQINLPYFGQASHLQPSDTKLDGNLQKLPLAVVTMANKQKPVAQQPSHPSQQIQQRISVPPAASSSSQDQILPSSKQESPPAAAVRPFTPQPSKETSLPPFRKPQTVAASSIYSMYTQQQTPGKNFQQAVQSALTRAQTRGPHFPSVYGKPVMAGAGVQNQLPQTENVYSSLQGKPGSPEPETETTASAHENHETERIPRPLSPTKLLPFLSNPYRNQSDADLEALRKKLSNAPRPLKKRSSITEPEGPNGPNIQKLLYQRTTLAAMETISAPSHPSKQTASAASPESPTEIPNPYLSVESEKETAASSMPEPAIAEETENTPADQSEAVLPSVALDTVPEGAADGDELAQPKMEEPSLEASLPLEVYMEEYPPYPPPPYPSGEPESLGEDSFSMRPPEVTGQFSLPPGKRTNLRKTGSERIGHGMRVKFNPLALLLDSSLEGEFDLVQRIIYEVEDPSMPNDEGITALHNAVCAGHTEIVKFLVQFGVNVNAADSDGWTPLHCAASCNNVQVCKFLVESGAAVFAMTYSDMQTAADKCEEMEEGYTQCSQFLYGVQEKMGIMNKGVIYGLWDYEAQNDDELSMKEGDCMTILRREDEDEIEWWWARLNDKEGYVPRNLLGLYPRIKPRQRSLA from the exons ATGTTTCTGACGGTGTACCTCAGTAACAATGAACAGCACTTCACTGAGGTGCCAGTCACCCCTGAAACCACCTGCAGAGACGTGGTGGAGCTGTGCAAGGAGCCTGGTGAGAGCGAGTGCCACCTGGCTGAGGTGTGGTGTGGCTCAG AACGTCCCATAGCCGATAATGAACGGATGCTGGATATTTTGCAGCGCTTTGGAATGCAGAGAAGTGAGGTTCGCTTCTTTCTTCGGCACGAACGCTCTCCCTGCCGGGAAGCAG GGACTGGACAAAGGTCTCAAGATCCaaccttaaaaagaaatggcGTGAAAGTGCCTGGCGATCGAAGAATAGAGAATGGA GTCAGTGCTCCAAGGATGGATATGACACTGGCTGAACTTCAGGAAATGGCATCACGCCAGCAGCAACAAATTGAGGCTCAGCAGCAAATGCTGGCTAACAAG GAACAACGTCTGAAGTTCTTGAAACAGCAAGATCAGCGACAGCAACAGCAAGCTGCTGAGcaggaaaaactgaagcaattAAAGGAAATTGCTGAGAATCAGGAAGCCAAACTTAAGAAAGTGAGAGCGCTGAAAGGCCACGTGGAACAAAAAAGACTCAGCAATGGGAAATTAG TGGAGGAGATTGAACAGATgaacagcctgttccagcaaAAGCAGCGCGAGCTGGTGCTGGCCGTGTCAAAAGTAGAGGAACTCACCAGGCAACTGGAGATGCTGAAGAATGGCCGAATTGATGGTTACCACGACAACCAGTCAGCTGTAGCTGAGCTCGACCGCCTGTACAAGGAGCTGCAG CTGAGGAACAAACTGAACCAGGAGCAGAATGCCAAGCTGCAGCAACAGAGGGAGTGTTTGAACAAGCGCAACTTGGAGGTGGCAGTCATGGATAAGCGTGTTAATGAGCTGCGAGAGCGCctgtggaagaaaaaggcagctctgcaaCAGAAAGAGAATGTACCA GTTTCTTCAGATGGGAATTTACCACAGCCAGTGGCTTCTGCTCCAAGTCGAGTGGCAGCAGTAGGTCCTTATATCCAGTCCTCTACTATGCCACGTATTGCTTCCAGACCTGAACTTTTGGTGAAACCAGCATTTTCAGATGGGACACAAGCTTTGCAGGTACCTGATGGCCCGCTGAAAACACAAACTCTGCCCAACATGAGAGCTGGGAGCAGTTCACAAGCTAAAGCTCCTGCAG GTTCTGTGGTCCCCAGTACAAAACCTTCCCCATCTGCCACTGACTGGAGTAGTTCAAATGTAGACAGTCATATTAGTCAAGGATCAGCCTTGACTTCAGGAAAAGGAATTGTGGCTAGTGAAGGACAAG CTGAAGGAGAAACTTTTTTACgagacaaagagaagaaagtgcGTCCGTTCTCAATGTTTGATTCTGTGGACCAGTCTGCTGGGCTCGGCACACTGAGAAAGAACCAGAGCAGCGAAGATCTCCTGCGAGAAGCGCAG ACGgccaataaaaatgtaacaaaggTACCACCACCTGTCCCCACTAAACCAAAACAGATAAACTTGCCTTACTTTGGACAAGCTAGTCATCTGCAACCTTCTGACACTAAGCTGGATGGAAACCTGCAGAAGCTGCCTTTGGCTGTTGTAACTATGGcgaacaaacaaaaaccagtgGCACAGCAGCCTTCCCATCCTTCTCAGCAGATACAGCAAAGAATTTCCGTACCTCCTGCAGCTTCTTCCTCTAGCCAGGACCAAATTCTTCCCTCCTCCAAACAGGAgagtcccccagcagcagctgtgagaccGTTCACCCCTCAGCCATCCAAAGAGACCTCGCTCCCACCATTTCGAAAGCCTCAAACTGTGGCTGCAAGTTCAATTTATAGCATGTACACGCAACAGCAGACTCCTGGGAAGAACTTCCAGCAGGCAGTGCAGAGTGCTTTGACGAGGGCACAGACCAGAGGACCACACTTCCCAAGTG TGTATGGCAAGCCTGTgatggcaggagctggggtACAGAATCAGTTGCCGCAGACGGAGAACGTCTACTCAAGCCTCCAAGGCAAGCCGGGCAGTCCGGAGCCCGAGACGGAAACAACAGCCTCCGCTCACGAGAACCACGAAACGGAGCGAATACCCCGTCCCCTTAGCCCAACCAAGTTGCTGCCTTTCTTATCCAACCCGTACCGCAACCAGAGCGATGCTGACCTGGAAGCGCTACGGAAGAAGCTGTCCAATGCCCCCAGACCGCTGAAGAAACGTAGCTCCATCACCGAGCCAGAAGGACCTAATGGCCCCAATATTCAGAAGCTGTTGTACCAGAGGACCACTCTGGCTGCAATGGAGACTATCTCGGCTCCATCGCATCCCTCCAAACAGACGGCATCAGCTGCCAGTCCTGAAAGCCCAACCGAAATCCCAAATCCTTATCTAAGTGTGGAATcggaaaaagaaacagctgcttcTTCTATGCCAGAACCAGCCATTGCTGAGGAAACGGAAAACACACCAGCAGATCAGAGCGAAGCTGTCCTTCCCTCCGTGGCTTTGGACACTGTGCCTGAGGGAGCAGCGGACGGTGATGAACTCGCGCAGCCAAAAATGGAAGAGCCCAGCCTAGAAGCTTCACTGCCGCTGGAGGTTTACATGGAAGAGTATCCCCCGTACCCACCGCCTCCCTACCCATCAGGGGAACCCGAGAGTCTGGGGGAGGACTCATTCAGCATGAGGCCTCCTGAAGTTACGGGGCAGTTTTCCTTGCCTCCT GGGAAGAGGACGAATTTGCGTAAAACTGGCTCTGAGAGAATTGGGCACGGAATGAGAGTGAAATTCAATCCCCTTGCGTTGCTTCTGGATTCATCCTTGGAGGGGGAGTTTGACCTGGTGCAGAGAATCATTTATGAG GTTGAAGATCCCAGCATGCCCAACGATGAAGGGATTACGGCACTGCACAACGCCGTGTGCGCTGGGCACACGGAAATCGTGAAGTTCCTGGTGCAGTTTGGGGTGAACGTGAATGCTGCAGACAGCGACGGGTG GACCCCGTTACACTGTGCAGCATCTTGCAATAACGTGCAGGTGTGCAAGTTCCTGGTGGAGTCAGGCGCAGCGGTGTTTGCGATGACCTACAGCGACATGCAGACAGCTGCGGACAAGTGTGAGGAGATGGAGGAAGGCTACACACAGTGCTCCCAGTTCTTGTATG GAGTCCAGGAGAAAATGGGGATAATGAACAAAGGAGTGATTTATGGACTCTGGGATTATGAGGCTCAGAACGACGATGAGCTCTCGATGAAAGAGGGAGACTGCATGACAATCCTGCGCCGGGAGGATGAAGATGAAATTGAATGGTGGTGGGCACGGCTGAATGACAAGGAAGGTTATGTTCCCCGTAACCTGCTAGGG CTGTATCCAAGGATTAAACCTAGACAAAGAAGCTTGGCGTGA